GGGCAGGTTCAGGGACAGCGAACGCACGAGATTTGGCAGCTTTAGCCGATTCCCTGGGAAAATTGCCAGAATTAGCCTATTTAGTTGCAGAAGCGAATTCTCCTTTTCTCAAGGCTATGCAAAAAGTGCCGCCCTTTATGGAAGAATTAGCGGCAAAAATTAAAGCCCATATTGTCGAGTCGCCACCAATATTAATTAAGGAGGGTGGTTTAATTCGCTCTGGGATAAATCCTCAACTGGATGAACGACGGATTTTAGTAGAAGAAGACCAAAGGTGGATTGCAAATTTAGAAGTTGATGAACGTTCTAGGACAGGTGTTCCCACACTCAAGGTAGGTTTTAATAAGACCTTTGGTTACTATATCAGTATTTCCCGCGCTAAGGCTGACCAAGTGCCGACAAATTATATCCGTAAGCAAACCCTGACGAATGAGGAGCGCTACATCACCCCAGAGTTAAAGGAACGGGAAGCGAGAATCCTGAGTGCGCGGGATGATTTGAATAAGTTAGAGTATGAAATTTTTCTGGCATTGCGGGAAGAAGTCAGTAAACATGCGGAGACAATTCGGAATATTTCCCGTGCGGTGGCAGCAGTCGATGTGCTGTGTGGTTTGGCAGAATTGGCGGTGTATCAGGGGTATATTCGTCCAGAAATAGTAGAGGGGCGCTCGATAAATATCACAGATGGTAGGCATCCGGTAGTTGAACAATCTTTACCTGCGGGATTTTTCGTCCCCAATTCCACAAATTTAGGGTGGCAGGAAACCGCAGAAGAGACAAAGGGGCGATCGCCAGACTTAATTATTCTCACAGGACCAAACGCCAGTGGTAAAAGTTGCTACCTACGTCAGGTGGGATTAATTCAGCTCATGGCGCAGATTGGTAGCTTTGTCCCCGTAAAGTATGCAAATTTGGCAGTGTGCGATCGCATTTTTACCCGCGTCGGTGCAGTGGATGATTTAGCGACAGGGCAATCTACCTTTATGGTAGAAATGAATGAGACAGCCAATATTCTCAATCATGCTACCGCTAAATCCCTCGTTCTGCTGGACGAAATTGGACGGGGAACTGCAACCTTTGATGGACTTTCCATTGCTTGGGCAGTTGCAGAATATTTGGCTACAGAAATCAAATCTCGGACGATTTTTGCCACCCATTACCATGAATTAAATGAGTTAGCAGGAATCTTAGAAAATGTAGCAAATTATCAAGTCACAGTCAAAGAAATGCCCGATAAAATTATCTTTTTGCATCAAGTACAACCTGGTGGAGCAGATAAATCCTACGGTATCGAAGCTGGTAGATTAGCTGGTTTACCCGCTTCGGTAATTCACAGAGCAAGACAGGTTATGGGACAAATTGAGAAACACAGCAAAATTGCCGTGGGTTTACGTCATGGGTTAAATGTGGATGAAATTTAAACCTCAGAGATTTTCAATTACCTTCTGAATATCCCCACAGACGTTCCATAGGAAATTAAAATAATTCGTAATTCGTAATTCGTAATTCGTAATGCTCCCTGCGGAGAGCTTCGCTAACGTAATTACGTTTTGTGACGGAGATTTAAACCCCGACACAAAACACGCTCCTTATAGAAGCAGGGGACTTAAACCCCCAAAGTTGGTTAATTCGGTATCCGGCAAAAATCCTAGATTTTTCCTACTTAGTGCTTTTCTGTAACCATTGCACCACACCTTGGGCGATCGCCTGGGCTAATTTTTTTTGTTGTTTCTCATCAGTCACCCACTCAAATTCCTGGGGGTTACTCATAAAACCCAATTCCAACAATACCGAAGGTGCAGCAGAGGGGCGAGCTAATGCTAAATTATTCCAAAACACCCCATAGGATGGACGGTTTAATTCCTTTACCAGGTAATTATGCATAAATATCGCCAAACTATGGGCTTGGGGATGATACCAGAAAGTCCCAATTCCCCTTGTATTTTCCGCATCACCATTATCCGGTAAAGAATTATAATGAATCGACAGAGCCAAAGTCGGTTCTTCCTGGTGAATAATTTTTTGTCTATCTGGTAAAGATACTTCCTTATCGGTATCCCGCGTCATCACCACCGTTGCTCCTCGTTTCACCAATTCATCCCGCAACAGTTTGGACACAATTAAATTAACATCCTTTTCCAAATAACCCGTCGGACCCGCAGCACCAGATTCATTGCCCCCATGCCCAGGGTCGAGGAGAATTTTAGTACCAGTTAAAGGCTTATCCTTGGCGATCGCCGGAGCATGACGTAAAGTCAAAATCAAGTTACTCCCCTGGTAGCGCAGCTTGTAACCCCACTGTTGGTCTTTTTTGAGGTGAAAGGTATATCGAGTTTGTTGTGGAGTCACCTGTTGCCAATCGAGGCGAGAAATTAAAGGATTATCATCCAGGCGAATAATATCAGTTTGGGCTGTGGTATTGTACAGATTGAGAGTGAAAGTTCTGCTGCCCTGCTCTACAGTTAGTGGTACCGTCGTCTGTAAGGGGAAAATAATTTCCGTTGCCCTGGGGAGTTGGCGAGATGTCACACTGCGAATAATTGCTTTTGGAGGAATCGCGCCAGGGATAGTGATAGTTTCTTTACTGTTAATCCACCCACCGTAATCTAAGCGTAACCAGTCACCATCTTTACCAGTGACAGTTGCCCTAGTTCCCTGGGGTAAAGGCGTAAGTCTAGAATAATCAGTACTTGAACCAGTGCGAGCCACCCCCCCATCTGCTGTAACTTCTATGACTGGCAATTTTGCTGGTGCAAGAATTTGAACTTTTCCTTTACCCTCTTGGGTGAGAGTCTTACCATTGAGTGTTAGTTGGAATTCCGGTTTTCCTAAGTCCATATCTTTGGTATTGTCAGGGAGAACAGCACCAGAAATGATGTTGTTACCGTAAATTAGGGTGCTAACATTTTGAGTTACTTCTGGAGTCAATTCCATGCAACCAGCATACTTAGTTGTCCTCAACTGGTCAGTAGATTGGCTTGTACCTGTAAGAGCTGCGAGGTTACTAGGCAATTGTACTTGCTGGGGTTGGGGTGACAGGATAATGGTTTGATTAGCTAATTTGACTGATACCTTAGCACTGGGAGTGGCGATCGCGCTAAAACAAACCACTTCCCCTGGTAATCTGGCAATATCCACTGCTGGTATGAGAGAATCTGGAGCAAAACCTAATCCCTGTGGTATCTCTGGTTGGTTGGCAACTCTGATGACTTTGATCTGAACTTCCTGATTCTCGTAGCGAAAAGTAAACAGGTTCTCTCCTAAGTTTAGAGGGAAGTTTGGGGCAAAATGACCACCTAAACTACGGGTTATTGGCTTACCATTAACTAGAACCTGTCCTGTTGGTGGTGCAGTGCCAATGAAAAATATTCTATCGGCACTCGTTTGGTAGTTATTTTTAGGAAAAACAACCTTGAGAGACTGTTCATTTGCCATTGCTACGGAGGGAACAACTATAGAGCTTAGCGATATAAATCCTAAAAGTGATTTCATTCTCATGGGTAATTGGTCATTATTGAAGTTTGTCAGTTTGTCAGTTGTCAACACCCAACACCTAACTACTAACCAACAACATAATCCCAGTTATTTCATCAATAATTCTGGATTAGGTGTAATCTATTACCTATTACCTATCAGCCATTAGCTATTACCTCATAAAGTTTACTGTGGCACAATTGCGGGGTGTTTTTTTAGAAGTTGCTAGAAATTCAAAATACAATGAGTAAGTTTGTATTTGTTACTGGTGGTGTCGTTTCCAGTATTGGCAAGGGAATTGTCGCAGCAAGTTTGGGAAGGTTACTTAAGTCACGGGATTATTCTGTTTCGATTCTCAAGCTTGACCCTTATATTAATGTTGATCCAGGAACCATGAGTCCTTTTCAACATGGGGAAGTGTTTGTTACCCAAGATGGGGCAGAAACCGATCTAGACTTGGGACATTACGAACGCTTTACTGACACTTCCATGTCTCGCCTAAATAGTGTCACCACTGGTTCAATTTACCAAGCGGTAATTAACAAAGAACGTCGCGGTGACTATAATGGTGGCACTGTCCAGGTGATTCCCCATATTACGAATGAAATTAAAGATCGGATTATCCGAGTCGCTCGTGATACTAATCCTGATGTGGTAATTACAGAAATTGGTGGCACTGTAGGGGATATTGAATCCTTACCGTTTTTGGAAGCAATTCGCCAATTACGCAAGGAAGTAGGACGGCAAAATGTTCTATATATGCACGTCACCCTGATTCCCTGGATTGCCTCAGCTGGGGAAATGAAAACTAAACCCACCCAGCATTCTGTTAAGGAATTACGTTCCATTGGCATTCAGCCAGATATTCTGGTTTGTCGTTGCGATCGCCCAATTTCCACAGGCTTGAAACAAAAACTCTCGGAGTTTTGTGATGTACCTGTTGAATGCGTAATTCCCGCAGTGGATGCCAAAAGTATTTATGAAGTCCCCCTGATTCTGGAACGGGAAGGACTTGCCCAGCAAGCACTAGAACTGCTGCAACTCGAAGACCACAAGCCAGACCTGAAACAGTGGCAAAATATGGTAGAAAAATTATACACACCAAAACATAGTGTAGAAATTGCCATCGTCGGTAAATATGTCCAGCTAAGTGATGCCTACCTGTCTGTAGTGGAAGCACTACGTCACGGAGCAATGGCAATGAGTGCGGATTTACGCATACGCTGGGTAAACTCCGAAAAACTGGAAGTAGAAGGTGTGGAATCCTACCTCAATGGTGTGGATGGGGTACTAGTACCTGGTGGTTTTGGCATTCGCGGTGTAGATGGCAAAATAGAAGCCATTCGCTATGCTCGTTCGATTAAAACACCCTTCCTCGGTTTATGTCTGGGGATGCAATGTGCTGTGATTGAATGGGCAAGAAACGTAGCAGGTTTAAGCGATGCTCACAGCGCTGAATTTGAACCCCACACGGAAAATCCTGTCATCAACTTGTTACCAGAACAACAGGATGT
The Calothrix sp. 336/3 DNA segment above includes these coding regions:
- a CDS encoding CTP synthase, which gives rise to MSKFVFVTGGVVSSIGKGIVAASLGRLLKSRDYSVSILKLDPYINVDPGTMSPFQHGEVFVTQDGAETDLDLGHYERFTDTSMSRLNSVTTGSIYQAVINKERRGDYNGGTVQVIPHITNEIKDRIIRVARDTNPDVVITEIGGTVGDIESLPFLEAIRQLRKEVGRQNVLYMHVTLIPWIASAGEMKTKPTQHSVKELRSIGIQPDILVCRCDRPISTGLKQKLSEFCDVPVECVIPAVDAKSIYEVPLILEREGLAQQALELLQLEDHKPDLKQWQNMVEKLYTPKHSVEIAIVGKYVQLSDAYLSVVEALRHGAMAMSADLRIRWVNSEKLEVEGVESYLNGVDGVLVPGGFGIRGVDGKIEAIRYARSIKTPFLGLCLGMQCAVIEWARNVAGLSDAHSAEFEPHTENPVINLLPEQQDVVDLGGTMRLGLYPCRVLPNTLAHRLYKEEVIYERHRHRYEFNNSYRNLFIESGYVVSGTSPDGRLVEVVELANHPFFVACQFHPEFHSSPSNPHPLFTGFIEAAIAHTQLRSDAVTPARVS
- a CDS encoding N-acetylmuramoyl-L-alanine amidase translates to MKSLLGFISLSSIVVPSVAMANEQSLKVVFPKNNYQTSADRIFFIGTAPPTGQVLVNGKPITRSLGGHFAPNFPLNLGENLFTFRYENQEVQIKVIRVANQPEIPQGLGFAPDSLIPAVDIARLPGEVVCFSAIATPSAKVSVKLANQTIILSPQPQQVQLPSNLAALTGTSQSTDQLRTTKYAGCMELTPEVTQNVSTLIYGNNIISGAVLPDNTKDMDLGKPEFQLTLNGKTLTQEGKGKVQILAPAKLPVIEVTADGGVARTGSSTDYSRLTPLPQGTRATVTGKDGDWLRLDYGGWINSKETITIPGAIPPKAIIRSVTSRQLPRATEIIFPLQTTVPLTVEQGSRTFTLNLYNTTAQTDIIRLDDNPLISRLDWQQVTPQQTRYTFHLKKDQQWGYKLRYQGSNLILTLRHAPAIAKDKPLTGTKILLDPGHGGNESGAAGPTGYLEKDVNLIVSKLLRDELVKRGATVVMTRDTDKEVSLPDRQKIIHQEEPTLALSIHYNSLPDNGDAENTRGIGTFWYHPQAHSLAIFMHNYLVKELNRPSYGVFWNNLALARPSAAPSVLLELGFMSNPQEFEWVTDEKQQKKLAQAIAQGVVQWLQKSTK
- the mutS gene encoding DNA mismatch repair protein MutS gives rise to the protein MTASYDPSNSSKSSNPHGFIADHRAVDRGKLSQMYQHYVETKDKYPHAVLLYRVGDFFECYFQDAVILAEELELVLTSKQAGEQGRVAMSGVPHHSWERHATLLVEKGYAVVICDQVEDAAEAAGRLVRREVTRVLTPGTLLEDGMLKASRNNYLAAVVIAGEHWGLAYADISTGEFVTTQESNLEHLQQELMRLQPAEVLVPTNAPDLGSLLRPGEKSPNLPECLPPNFCYSLRSQIPFAQGEARSKLLQVFKLRSLEGLGCEHLPLAVRAAGGLLEYLEDTQKSGSIPLQPLRTYTLTDFLIVDHQTRRNLEITQTVRDGSFHGSLLWALDRTSTSMGSRALRRWLLQPLLDIKGIRARQDTIQELVENTPLRHDLRHLLRQIYDLERLTGRAGSGTANARDLAALADSLGKLPELAYLVAEANSPFLKAMQKVPPFMEELAAKIKAHIVESPPILIKEGGLIRSGINPQLDERRILVEEDQRWIANLEVDERSRTGVPTLKVGFNKTFGYYISISRAKADQVPTNYIRKQTLTNEERYITPELKEREARILSARDDLNKLEYEIFLALREEVSKHAETIRNISRAVAAVDVLCGLAELAVYQGYIRPEIVEGRSINITDGRHPVVEQSLPAGFFVPNSTNLGWQETAEETKGRSPDLIILTGPNASGKSCYLRQVGLIQLMAQIGSFVPVKYANLAVCDRIFTRVGAVDDLATGQSTFMVEMNETANILNHATAKSLVLLDEIGRGTATFDGLSIAWAVAEYLATEIKSRTIFATHYHELNELAGILENVANYQVTVKEMPDKIIFLHQVQPGGADKSYGIEAGRLAGLPASVIHRARQVMGQIEKHSKIAVGLRHGLNVDEI